One Salmo trutta chromosome 12, fSalTru1.1, whole genome shotgun sequence genomic region harbors:
- the LOC115204623 gene encoding NEDD4-binding protein 2-like 1, translating into MSRGRQNQRLKKLIILRGLPGVGKTSKAEMLCDEYAGLGLEGEIFSTDRYHERTDYTKGNFQRNHRRNREDVFKALNRGVDPIIVDNTNISLWEMWPYIHMGMRQGDYDITMMELPKGYPQEKISINKLYRWCKHKIPKRKFRYFEARWEEAYNIWHVFNDSYSINRWKRSKEKWNVQ; encoded by the exons ATGTCGAGAGGAAGACAAAATCAACGCTTGAAGAAACTGATCATCCTTCGAGGTTTGCCAGGAGTTGGAAAGACAAGCAAGGCAGA AATGCTCTGTGATGAATATGCAGGACTTGGACTGGAAGGAGAAATTTTCTCCACTGACAGGTACCATGAAAGAACCGACTACACCAAAGGAAACTTTCAACGCAACCATCGGCGGAATAGAGAGGATG TTTTTAAAGCCTTGAACAGAGGAGTGGATCCGATCATCGTTGACAACACAAACATTTCTCTTTGGGAGATGTGGCCCTATATCCACATG GGGATGCGACAGGGTGACTATGACATCACTATGATGGAGCTGCCTAAAGGCTATCCTCAGGAAAAAATCTCCATCAACAAGCTGTACAG ATGGTGTAAGCATAAGATCCCCAAGCGTAAGTTCAGGTACTTTGAGGCTCGCTGGGAAGAAGCTTACAACATCTGGCATGTATTTAACGACAGCTACTCCATAAACCGCTGGAAGAGAAGCAAAGAGAAATGGAAcgtccagtga